In the Flavobacteriales bacterium genome, CCTCCGGAGCAGAGAGCTGAATCCTACTCTCGGCTAAATCGGGCACGAATATCTCGGTACAGGAAAGGGCAATCAGAAGATCTCGGTCGGACACATAGACTCGAAATTCGGAATCAGCATTCATCAGATACCACATGTAGAACGCTTGGTAAAAAGCCTGAACATCGACGTAGAAGGCATTCACGTACACACGGGATCAGATATCTTGGATGCCGATGTTTTCATAAGAGCAGCGGAGATTCTCTTTTCCGTGGTCGAAAGGTTCGACTCGGTCAAGTTCATCGACTTTGGGTCGGGGTTCAAGGTCGCCTACCGGCCGGGCGGACTCGATACTGATATTGAAGCTTTTGGCGAACGATTTTCCGAATCCTTCAATCAATTCTGTGCCCGACAAGGAAAAGAATACACGTTAAAATTTGAACCGGGCAAATTTTTAGTGAGCGATGCCGGATACTTCCTGGTTCATGCCAACGTTATCAAACAAACGACCAGTTGCGTGTTCGTCGGAGTCGATTCGGGCTTTAATCACCTCATTCGCCCCATGTTCTACGATGCTTACCACCACATCGAGAATTTGAGCAGACCCGGTGGCCCCGAAAAGGTATACACCGTAGTCGGTTATATCTGCGAATCGGACACCTTTGGAGTCGATCGGCGACTGGCCGAAGTCCAACAAGACGATATTCTAGTGATGCACAATGCCGGGGCCTGTTGCTTCACCATGTCTTCGAATTACAACAGCAGAAACAGACCTGCCGAAGTGTTGTTACACAAAGGAGAAGCTTTACTTATCAGGGACCGCGAGACCTTTGAGGACATCTTACGACATCAGCTAGACCCCGATTATATAAAATAAAGAATGCCTCAATTGGCGTTGAAATGATTAAATTGCAGTGCCTTAATATATTCTATGAAGTTCAAGAAAGTCACTTTCCCACGAACGCAAGATGCCGAGTTCATTAAAACACTCCGCGAACGCGTAAATATCTATTTCAAGGAGAATAACATAAGTCGATATGCGAACGGACAAATGGTGTTCAAGACCATTTTCATGATCCTGTTGTACGCTGTCCCTTATTTCTTGCTCGTTTTCGGGGCTGCTGATCTTTGGTGGGAGCAGCTCATCCTTTGGTCGTTCATGGGGCTCGGCATGGCCGGAATTGGTCTCAGCGTGATGCACGATGCAAATCACGGAGCTTACTCAAGGAATGCCGCGATCAATAACGTTCTCGGACATACGATCAACGTGCTTGGAGGATTTGAGACGAACTGGAAATTGCAGCACAACGTATTGCACCACAGCTATACGAACGTTCATGGCATGGACCAGGATATCAAATCGGTACCGGTATTGCGCTTTACTCCGCACGATCGCCGTTTTTGGTTCCATCGCTTTCAGTTCTTGTACGCTTGGTTCTTTTACTCGCTCATGACCCTGTATTGGATGACCGCCAAGGACTTTGTACAGCTCGTTGGTTTCAAGCATCAAAATCTAGCAGATGTGCCACAAAAATTCGGAAACCTGATGTCGAGAATGATCACTTGGAAGGTGATTTACTACGTGTACATCATGGCCATTCCGATCATCGTGGTTCCCGGAGCTTGGTACTGGGTTTTGATCGGTTTTGTGATCATGCATTTGATCGCAGGAAGTATACTGAGTGCGATATTCCAGCCCGCTCACGTAATGCCGGATACAGAATTTCCGGTCCCAAGCGAAAAGGGAACTATGGAGAACAACTGGGCCATTCACCAACTATTGACCACAACGAATTTTGCTCCTCGCAGCAGATTCTTCAGCTGGTTCGTAGGTGGGCTCAATTTCCAGATCGAGCATCACTTATTCCCGAACATCTGCCATGTTCATTATAAAAAGATCTCGAAGATCGTTCGCGAAACAGCCAAGGAGTACGGACTCCCGTATTACTCTCAGCCGAATTTCGCCATGGCCTTGATTCAGCACACACGCTTTCTTAAAAAATTAGGGAAATCGTAAACGTAGCCATCATCGGCGCGGGTCCGGCCGGATGCGCTGCTGCCCTGGCCTTTCGCGATTCCAACCTATCTGTAGCACTTATAGATCGTGCCCATTTTCCGCGCGATAAAACCTGCGGCGACGCGCTTCCTGGACGAACATTTCGATATGTCAATCAACTCGTGCCGGGAAGCGAAGGGGTCTTCTCCGGAATTGATGACAAACAGGTGCTCAGCTCATCAGCGGTTTACGCCAAAGGGCGCAAGGTTCTGACCAAATCGTGGGTACTCCCCGCGGTGAATAGTCCGCGACTTCATTTCGACAATTACCTTTTTGAATCGGTTATCACACATACGAACACTCGGGTGTATCGGGGTATTCGGATCACGGATATCGAGAGGTTTAATGGACATTTTGTTCTAAATGACCAATCGGGAAAGGAGGTGATACAAGCGGAATCGGTGATCATTGCTGTAGGTGCCAATGCCAATCTTCGAGAACAAGTTTTGGGTCGTCGGGTAGTCACAGGGAATTACGGTGTTGCCGTTAGTCAGTATTTCGAAGGTGTTGACATCTCAGAGGACCAAAACCACCTCTTCGTACCCTATCGACAGAAAATTCCCGGATACTTTTGGATATTCCCTCTTGGACAGAATCAGTTCAACGTAGGCTACGGGCTCCTCAGCAAAAAGAAAGTGTCGGTATCCAAGATGTTCGAAGACATCCTTCATGGCGACCCACATATCGCCAAGCATTTTAACGAGGCCAAAGCATTGGGCAAAATAAGAGGGCATAAACTTCCTTTCCCATCATTCAGCTGGCCCTTGACGAGCGATGGAGCGCTCATTATCGGAGATGCTGCGGAGCTGATGGATCCTTTGCTCGGTCACGGGATCGATAAGGCCATGCTAAGCGGCATCATCGCAGTCGAGACGCTCATCGATGCATTTGCGCAAGGCGACCTTTCAAAAGAATCCCTCGGCGTTTATGAAGAACGGATCGAAAAGGAAGTGTATCCGGAGATCAAATCGAACGCGCGGTTGCTTCGGATACTCTATCCGATCATGAGATTCGTGAACCTGTTCTGAAATGCGTATTTATTGCGCTACTTTTGTTTCATGCGACACATCATTACGCGTTTAATCATGGTTCCCTCGTGTTCGGTATGGGCACAGGGAAACTACTATCAAAACGCCCTTGGATTGCGCGACGACTCGCTAAAAACGGCGTTGCACGACATCATCGATAATCACAACCCCTTCCCATATACGAGTTCGGGAACCGACACCTGGGACATTCTGAAGGACACCGATCGCGATCCCAACAATTCCGATAACGTCATTCTATTGTATTCGGGCCGATCCGTAGATGCGGATCAGGAGTACAATAATGGAGCGGGCTGGAATCGAGAGCATGTTTGGACTAAATCGCGTGGCAACTTCGGCACGAGCCAGGGAGCTGGAACCGATGCACATCATTTAAGACCGTGCGACATCAGTGTAAACAGCGTTCGTGGAAACAGAAATTTTGACGATTGTGCGAGTTGTGTTGATGTGATCGATGAAGGAACCGACACGGGCAGCGATTACGACAATGTCGACTGGACCTTTGAACCTAGAGATGCTGTAAAGGGTGATGTGGCGCGAATGATCTTTTATATGGCCGTGCGCTACGAAGGCGGTGGCGGAGACCCCGACCTGGAACTTACCGATGTATTGCAGCCTCAAGGGTCAACACAACCGCTTCACGCCCGCATGAGCACGTTGCTCGAATGGCACAGAAACGATACGGTCGACAATTTCGAAATGAACCGTAACGAAGTCGTTTATGGGTATCAGGGAAATCGCAATCCGTTCGTGGACCACCCCGAACTGGCTGAGCACCTGTGGGGGTTGCTACAGCAGATCCATTGGAATGGCCAGAACACGATAGGGATCAACGAGCCCGAGGAGAGTACGTTCACCGCTTTCCCGAACCCGACCGATGATGTGGTACAATGGAATGAAGTGGCTGAAATGGCCCAGGTATTCGATTTAAGCGGAAAGCTGCTGATCACCGTAGAGTGGACGGATCGAATCTTGATGTCGAATGCCGGGATCGCGGCCGGAACGTACGTGCTGGTGGTGCATCGTGCCGCAGGCACAAAAGAGATCAACCGCATCGTATATCGCCCTTAAATGCATATTCTGATCGTTCATACGGCTAAGATCCCCGTGTACCATTATGGCGGAACGCAGCGCGATATCTGGTATCAGGGAAAGCTTTCCGTAGAGCTGGGACATCGGGTAACGTACTTGGTCGGTGAAGGATCACGCTGTGAATTCGCCGAGGTGCGGATTTTAGACCGAGAGCGGCCCATCGCGGAGCAAATTCCGGAGGATGTTGACGTCCTTCACTTTCATTACAACGAAGCTGCAGCGGCGACCATTGAAAAGCCCTATTTGATTACGATTCACGGGAATTGGGGTAAGGACGAAGCCATAGACCCCAATACGGTATTCATTTCAA is a window encoding:
- a CDS encoding acyl-CoA desaturase; the protein is MKFKKVTFPRTQDAEFIKTLRERVNIYFKENNISRYANGQMVFKTIFMILLYAVPYFLLVFGAADLWWEQLILWSFMGLGMAGIGLSVMHDANHGAYSRNAAINNVLGHTINVLGGFETNWKLQHNVLHHSYTNVHGMDQDIKSVPVLRFTPHDRRFWFHRFQFLYAWFFYSLMTLYWMTAKDFVQLVGFKHQNLADVPQKFGNLMSRMITWKVIYYVYIMAIPIIVVPGAWYWVLIGFVIMHLIAGSILSAIFQPAHVMPDTEFPVPSEKGTMENNWAIHQLLTTTNFAPRSRFFSWFVGGLNFQIEHHLFPNICHVHYKKISKIVRETAKEYGLPYYSQPNFAMALIQHTRFLKKLGKS
- a CDS encoding NAD(P)/FAD-dependent oxidoreductase → MREIVNVAIIGAGPAGCAAALAFRDSNLSVALIDRAHFPRDKTCGDALPGRTFRYVNQLVPGSEGVFSGIDDKQVLSSSAVYAKGRKVLTKSWVLPAVNSPRLHFDNYLFESVITHTNTRVYRGIRITDIERFNGHFVLNDQSGKEVIQAESVIIAVGANANLREQVLGRRVVTGNYGVAVSQYFEGVDISEDQNHLFVPYRQKIPGYFWIFPLGQNQFNVGYGLLSKKKVSVSKMFEDILHGDPHIAKHFNEAKALGKIRGHKLPFPSFSWPLTSDGALIIGDAAELMDPLLGHGIDKAMLSGIIAVETLIDAFAQGDLSKESLGVYEERIEKEVYPEIKSNARLLRILYPIMRFVNLF
- a CDS encoding endonuclease codes for the protein MRHIITRLIMVPSCSVWAQGNYYQNALGLRDDSLKTALHDIIDNHNPFPYTSSGTDTWDILKDTDRDPNNSDNVILLYSGRSVDADQEYNNGAGWNREHVWTKSRGNFGTSQGAGTDAHHLRPCDISVNSVRGNRNFDDCASCVDVIDEGTDTGSDYDNVDWTFEPRDAVKGDVARMIFYMAVRYEGGGGDPDLELTDVLQPQGSTQPLHARMSTLLEWHRNDTVDNFEMNRNEVVYGYQGNRNPFVDHPELAEHLWGLLQQIHWNGQNTIGINEPEESTFTAFPNPTDDVVQWNEVAEMAQVFDLSGKLLITVEWTDRILMSNAGIAAGTYVLVVHRAAGTKEINRIVYRP